Part of the Hemicordylus capensis ecotype Gifberg chromosome 7, rHemCap1.1.pri, whole genome shotgun sequence genome, ACTGACAAAGAACATGCCCCAGAAGCTTCTAGAAGGTTCTGTAGTAGCAGACATGCAAGGGGTTCCACAGCACATGTATTGAGGAGGGAAAGCTTTTCTCTAACCACAGATAGCATGAAAGCACTGCCCTAGACAGAAGAGGATGCATATTCCATTCTCACTAAGGATATAGCCCCATACCCCCAATTGTCTTTGGTACTCTTGACCCTCATCCTTGAAGGTGCGGGCCAAGAACACTTTAATGGCTTCCTCTTCGCATAGCGCATGCAGTCGCAGCAGTTCCTCAACACTCTCTGTGGGCAGAGTTGACAGAAGCAGAACCATCTCGTCATAGCGCCGAAGAGCATCCTGCATGGCCGCAGAATTCTCGATCTGGGCCAAGGCCAGCACAGCGTTCTCTATGCAAGGGATGTCCCCACTCTGGATGGCATCCACATAGGTCACAGCCAGGCACCCCAACACTGCAAGGAAGAGAGAAGAATGCAAGTAGTCTCTTTTGATGTATGAAACTACCTTCAACGAATCCGGCCATTGGTCCaacaagctcagtactgtctgcatcgACTAGTAGGACTTCCCCAGGATTTCAGAtgtgggtctttcccagacctaaaTGGTGATGCCAGGAGATGCAAGACCCCATGTCAGCACTGCCAGATatgcctcttaggggatggggccatagctcagtggaagaccatctccatgctttcatgcagaaggtcccaggttcactccctggcagcatctcccaatagGGAttgcagagactcctgcctgaaaccttggagagccactgccagtcattgtacacaatactgagcaagatggaccagtggtctgactctgcagaaggcagtttcctatgttcctctttcaTCTGGGATACTTGGTAAGCCCTTTCGCCACATCTTTCGCTACTGCCACTCACACGTCCCCGTCATCACATGTCCATTCTGGATCACTTTGGCTTGAGCGTTCTCATGAATATAGCGGCAGAAACGGCATGCCTCCTCTAGGAAGTCAGGGTTCAGGTTCTCCTCAGGTAGATCATCCAGGTACTCCAACTTTTGGCGTGAGGCCGGGCGGTCAAAGACAAAGCACTTGCGGTTGGGGAAGTACTGCCGTAAGCATTTCTTGGCAAGGTCCTGCTTCTCAGGGGCGTCTAGGAAAGAATCACACACATCCTCACGAACGGACCCAGATGCTGGGGAACTGGTCTCTCCCATGCCCAATTCCCTGCTCCAGAAGACATTAAGAGGCCCTCCAGAGTGTGTGGGACAAGGAGGGTGCTAGACCTGTCTTTTCAAGTAGCAGCCGTTTAGCCCAGTGGGAATTAAATACTCTCCTGTACTGCCTATGCTGCTAATGTAATGGGAAGCATATCACTCCTGTttgtttcagtggctgacatcctaactaagagCTTCTGGAACAATGTTCTGTTTGGCAAAGCTGTTGCTCCAGCTACTTGTGCTAAATCCacagcttgtgttccagactattGTTGCGCTACTGCAAACAAGATTGTGCACCTGCATGCAACAGCAACAGGTCTCATGGGTGTTAAATGGAGCTTTTGCGCAAGAGTGCAATTGTGCAAATCCTTGGGAATTTTAGGGCAGTATGAGATCTTCCATCAGCACCACTTTGCTCATTAGGCAAGCACTTTGTTAGGCAGGGTGCCGGCCAATGTGTATGAACCTTCCAAGATGAGTGGTTTCACTACTCATCTCATTGTTGGAGTAAAGGACTGCtgcttgagagagaaagagagaggcaaaTGTACCCTGAATGACTGAATGCCATTTTTCCTGCTCTTCCCTCTCCTGCCCCGCCCAGAAAGGTGTGTCCTAGGACCTCCCTGGTGTCTTGGATTCAGCCCTCAACCTGCTGAGCACTAGATTTAAGCAACAAGGCCTAATCACTCAGACTGGTTCCCACCAGCACCTTTGGTTCTCTCCAAGGCAAACTCCAGATATTCGTCCTCGGAGATGGGGCGTCCATTCAACTTCAGCTGCAGTGTGAAATCACGCACAGCCCaaatgaaagttggaaagaaCCAGATAAAGTCGTCAGGCATCCCATCGTTTTTGTCACAACTCTGTCCAGCTGAGGCCTTCACCTTGATATGCTCAGTCAGTTCAGTCACATAGCTGGAATTGGGCTGAGGAAAACTGcttgagctgcccagagaacaattgtgaTGAGGCAGCCAACAACAGATGACAATAGATCCCCCAGCCCAGGCCAATAACCACTCAGTTGCCCCTTGTCTGTCAGATGCATACTTTATTAGACTTTAATGTGTTGCTTTCTTTGAGCATATTGTAGATATGTAGAGAATTCTACATATTAGATATTAGAACACGAGAACGTAATGGAGACTTCTCAGCATGCTCACCAAGCTACAGTTCTGCTCCCTAGGatccttggaggaggagagagggggtcATGATCGACAGTCTAGGACAAAACCAATGCCAGTTCGTAGCACAACTAGGCCCAAATCTTCTATCCCAGTGGTTCCTAACCTAGGGgagagatgttgctgaactacaactcccatcagccccagctacaatttattatggctgggattgatgggagttggagttcagcaacctctggaggccccccaggttgggagccactgtTCTATCCCATGTTACACTGTTGAAACATTCCTAAATATCAGGGTAAACACATCTGCCCTATTAGTTCAACAAAGACTATAGTCTCTCaagggaactgtagttctgtttGAGTGTCAGAGAGAACTGGGACTTCCTCTGAGAGAATCCTAATTCCCGGCCCCTccctcacaaacaaacaaactacagtTCTCAGAGTATGCTGGGGAAAACCAGCCCAGCTCTGCTGCTACAGAAGCCTTTTTAACTGACATCATAAATGCTCTCCAAGTTTCCACGACTCTGCATTTTGCCACAGTTACATCTAACAGCTGTAGAGGCCTCTTTACTTTCAGAGTAAGACTGAATCTGCACGTTCACCTGCCTCACTGAAGCTCACCCTCTTTTCCTAGGTGTTTTACTCTCTAATATGCTTGCAGATGTATGTACAAGATCGCAAACCTCCAAAGAGCAGTGTCTTTCTCCATTCTTGTTTTATTACAACACATCTTTCCTATCTCACCTCCTATTGTTTATttccgccccacccacccccacccctctttttaGAGTGGTTTTTAATTTTGAGATATTTTATATAAAACAGCTTAGGCCTCTGTTGGCAAGGAAGAGATGCATATTTAAAAACCCTATCAAAAAAGAATCTCCTAATCCACCACACATTCTGAattccattaattaattaattaaaaattatataatataaacctttataaaaataaattttagctCTATGAACACCTTCGTTTGACATCCctcatttcaaggcagtgggcctcacTTAAAGAGTTCCCCTCATTTTAAAGGGGCCAAAGCATTCTTCACAGAACACATCAttatcccaaagggctcacaatctaaaaagaaacacaccagcagcagtcactggaggtactgtgaagATAGTAGGATGCTTTACTCACCCAGATCCTACTAGCAAGACTTTTCAGAGAAGGATACTGTAGTTTCTCCAATGCATAGTTGTCAATGATGCCCATGCTGTTGTAGACAAAGGTACTGCTAAGCAGAACCGACAAGGCAAATATCCACGAGTCGTTTTTAACATTGCTCTGCAAAGAGGAATACAGGTGATCGGCATGGAACTCTGGTGCAACAAGATGCTGAAATGGCACTTAAGATTCCACTTTATAAGAAACGCATCCTGATAGTTCCTTCCTGTTGCTCTTGCTATTTATTTCTTTAGACAGAACCATCTGTCTGCTTTAAAACTCATGGGTAGCTAGGTTAAGCCATTCGAAAAAGCCCCCAAAGCCACAGTCAGCTAGAACTGGACCAAGCAAAATGACACAAACTCTGAAGCAAACATTGGAGCATTCAAAAAGTTGGATGTTAAGAAAAGCAGAAACAAGAGAAAGGTTACAGTTGAGCATAGTGTAGAGGCCTTCAAAGTCTGAAACTTATAACATTTTTCAGATGAAGAAATGGGAGGAAAAATAGAAGTGGGGAGAGAATATGCCATTATTTCATGTATAGTTCCTTAAGGTTAGGAAGAATACCATATGGGACCTAGGAGgagatgttgatgatgatgatgatgatgatgatgattagagaacaaaagaagttctcaaagtggttataGAAAAAGAACTGTCCGTTCCCtgttcaaaagggctcacaatctaaaatgaaacatgagacacaccaccagctgccactggaaagACACagtactggggttggatatggacagttgctctcccacagtTAAATCTAAGAAAGCCACCACtctaaaaaggtacctctttgtccagttagcaagaGTTGGGCCACAGGCTTCAACGGAAGAAAGGGGTTTTGAGAAGGGATAGAGGTATCAAGGAGGCATTCTGGAGGTGgttccaggcataaggggcaAGAACCTGgagtcttttatttatttgattcatttttacatttatattctgctcgtccatcaaggagcccagagctctaTTCATGGTTACGccaatcctcacaacaaccccatggagaaggctgagagatacatgactggcccagaatcacccagtgtaCGTCATGGCCagatggggatctgaactcgggtcttcccagtcctagttcaacactctaacccctacgccatgctggctcttttgaGGGAGCAGGACACTTTCAGATGCCTGAAAGTAGCAGAACTGGATGAGTTAAGGTCACAGTGTCAGGATATGAGAGCAGAGAGATTggtgggcagggtgtgtgtgcacagagagtTTTAAAAGTAAGGATGAGAAGTGTATGAAGGATCTGAGAGCAGACAGACAGGGAACCAATGCAGAGATTGATGAATGTATTCAGAACAATTAAAGGTAGATTCATTCTCCCAACTCACCCTGGAGTATCTCCCAAGAGCCTCCTGCTAACATGAGAGCAAACCAGAATCCTGGTATGTTCCTGCAGGTAAAGTCTCCATGGCAGCCTATCCTGGCCAGCATCTCCCTGGCCTTCACTCACCTTCCGAACATCACCTAGGCCTTCTGTGTCCAACAGCACCAGGGTGTGGCCTTGCTTTTTGGGGTGAGGAAGGCACCACATCCAAATGCCTTTGGTGTTCGCTTCCACTGTAGGGCCCAGAGAGAAACCTGTAGGGGCCACAGATAAGAAGCAGGAGCTCAGCTTGGAGGAATTGGctctccagatcttgctgaactacaatcatcctcagtcacaataataacttgtggctgggaatgattggagttgtggtccaacaacagctgaagaatcAAGGCTGCCTATCCCAAGGTATTCCCACAGTGTGAAAATCACAGATTGTAGCCAGCAGGAGAAGCTGCAGAGGAGTTAAGCTCTCCACTTGATAGCAAAGTATATGCATCTCCTGCATTCTCACCTCTGCTCTTTCCTGCCAGCCTGTTCATGAGGTAGGACTTGCCGGTGCGGTACAGCCCCAcgatggccaccaccaccacgggcTCCTGGATGTTCTGCAGGATACTCAGGGCTTTCTGGCTGACCTGTAGGTTCTCGCCAGGCTTGTTCTCGATCAGGCACATTGGCCCTTCCATGATGCTTGACTGAGCCCTACTAGGGACAGCACAGGAAGGAGACGACGAATGCTGAGGAACCTGCAGGGACAGAAAGCCGAGCAAAAAGAGGAGGGCGCCATGAGGTTTTGCAATCAGGATGCTGCTGCCACTAaaaatggctgggaatgatgggagttgtggtccagcaacagtCGGAGAGCCCTAGGTTCTGTTTCGGGTGGTCTCTTGGAGGATGAGATATCTGCAAGGATACTAAAATCCCAGAAGTTCAAAAATAAAGAGCAATGTGGTCAGAAATGAAAAAAAGTTACTCAAGGGTCAATGCATGATTCAAATTATCATGGTCTTGCCAGTGAGAGCTAACATCTGGTGTGGTTGCTCCACATAATAAAGAGAGGAATGTTCACAGGACAGGTCTCTTCAAACCTGGCCAGTCATTGAAAATGGGTCCATGGAAAGAACAGTGGGTTATGTGAAGATCCCTCCCTTGAACTGTGTGCCTTCCTAGTTCAAAATATCCAAGGTCCCCCGCACACTGGAAAAGGGAGACCCAGTGAGTTAAGAATGATGCTTTTTGCTTGGAAGGGGCCATTGGAGACCATAATCTGTGGCCTGCTGCACCAAAGGGGACCTGGGTGCTGTACCTTGACGAAAGTTTAGGGAAagctcatagctcagtggcagaaaacATGCTTTGTCTGTaaaaggtaccaggttcaattcttgacaTCTACAGTCAAGAGTGCTCAGATGGGAATTTCTAGCTACTTTccgtaggcttatgagatcacccagcattctatgtgtgtgtccatgtgttcgTCCCctactatcaacttcgcaacacctggaccaatatgaaccaaatcggtacagttgtaggtacacgtaaggacacctcaacggcatagtctgtgatgatgtcatccaccccaactcaagatggcggacgtgtaaacaTCCGatccacaagtgggctaacttgtggactgcctaaccgatttgaaccaaatttagttcagttgcagggatactgaaaggaaagtagccaggttagttcttactagaatttaCATAGAGCCATTTGTGTGCAGTGATTAAGGAGGTGAAGGTTTTCTTGGCATAGGCAGTCAAAAATGTGTCTTCCAAGTGGCTTTGTGCCCCAGGTATGCTTAATGCCAGATGTCTCAAAATAACCAAGGGTTTATGCAACCTGTcgttctccctgcccccacttaCTGTTTGCCTTCTTCATTTCATTTTCCAACCACATCAGCCAAGTAAAGTGCTTCCCTCTTCCCAAAGGAGCCTGGGAAAGTAGTTCTACAAGGACTGCCTATGCCAAGAAAACCTTCACCTCCTTAATCACCACACACAGATGGCTCTATGTAAATAAATAGAAGGAAAGCAAGAAAAAGGTGGTGTCCTAAGGGGCAGTGGCTCCAACGAACCTGTTTAACCGTTGCATGGATAAAGTTGTACCATGTCGGCTCCATTCCTATCACATTATGGCCTGTACTTTGCAACTGTTTGGGGCACAGATGGCTACCGAGACATCTCAGACTCATACAACAGGCATCTTCTTCTGCACCCCGCAAATCCTACGTATTTTCCCATCCAAAGGATCCCAAACTGTATATAGCTCTTCACCTACCTTAGTTTCTTGTGCAGAAGGCTGGGAGATTCTGGGAGTCTCTTTTTGCGCTGGGGCTCCCTGAAGAGGATCTATCACAGGCTCCGGAAAATTCTCATAGCCTTCCTGCTGGAATGTTCAAATGACATTAGCTTCATTTCCACTTCCATCCTCCACTCAGGTCTTTTCTGGAAAGTTCTAACAAGGGCTAGTTTCAAGCATGACTGCCCAAATGCATGTTGTGCTATTTGCATAGATATGTCAATATTGTCCATGCAAGACAGAGCATGGAAATCAGCCAttttaaatatgataaataaatattaaaacataaaaacagcagcagcactttgtcagacttgggtccccagatgttgttggactacaactcccatcagcccctgccacCATGGGGTTCTATCTTGCtgggtcccctgctaactggatgaAGAGACGCCTTttaagtggtggttttcttatatttaatCAGAGGTAGAGGACCTGTATCTCTTCAGTCCAGCAcagagtctttttaaaagattgtagcccctttgggacagagaacaatCTTCTTATTTCCTTTGCTATGCAAACCAGTTTTTGAACTTTTGTCttgaaaaattgtatataaatattaatagagagataataaaaaattattagataataaaaaataaataataaggcatGGACTGACAACAACGTCACCTGGATTCTCCAGAAAAAACAAGCCAGCAAACGAGAGAAATTTCAGGCCAAACTGCTAATGTGGAAGAATACTGTGGAAGCaacatcaacagcaggagagagggcatgcctttatctctggcctgtgggcttcccagaggccactgtgtaaaacaggatgctggactagataggccttgggcctgatccagcagagccgtTCTTATGCTCTTATCATTTTGTAACTGTATTAACACCTCGGGCGAACCCAATTTTGCCTCATGACCTACCCATATGAATGCTACCTCTGCGTCACCACAGATGTCGCTCATGAGGATTGGTTCATCCCGAGACAACACATCCACAATCCGCTCCAGCAAACCAGACAAAACTAGAAGGCAAAAGAGCAAATCGCCATAGGGTGTATATCTACTGATGCAACTCTGTTACAATCtacttagcatttttatttttatctttaacTTATTGCTTTATTATTGCCACTGCAGAGCAGGTGAGCTTGCCGGTCAACtggaaaaaggaagaagaaaggaaacggGGTCCACGGAATGGAAAAGCAAAAACAATGGAAAGAAACCCGTggacaaaagaaataataaatgcaataaggattgaatttattatttcttttgtccACGGGTTTCTTGCCATTGGTCAACTGGAAAAAGCATCCCAGCTGCACACTGCAAAATACATAAGCCAGTGAAAGATCAGGAAAAATGGATACTGAAAATAACTCTATATCAGCTGTATTAATTATAAtaagatgcagcagcagcagcagcagcagctcagggtTACTCCAGACAACAAGCATAATGCCCAATTTCCCCTCATTTATTTCTAAAGTGAGAGGGGAACGGAGAAGCAATTGGGAAAACCTCCAAGGCGGGTGCACAATTCACCACCACTACCCCAACATCCATCAGATGCTTATTGAGACAACAGTGTAGCTTGAGCAGGATAGGGCTGGCCCAAGCTCCACCCCCAGTGCCTGAGGTGATACAGCAAGGTGCCAACTCCCACTGTCCTGGCAGTCACCACTACACCatcgctgccaccacctccttgctAGATTTTAGAAAGGAAGAACAACCATGGAGAAGAAGAGTGACGGCCTAGAGTGTCCCCCAGGAGACATTTTAGGCTGCCACGCCTCTCCTCAATATCTCACATGGAGCAAGAGGAGGGCGGTGGTAGTGGTTGGCATGACCTTGGGGAAGGGGGAGCACTAGTCAGAGGTGGTCTGAGATGGCCCATGGAGGCAGCCAGTGGGCAAAGGTTGCCTGCCCTCACCAACCCAACATCTTCATCAGCCTCACGGATGAGCCAGTCCCGGGCCTTGAAGATGCCTCCACACCAATCACGTGGCGGCTGTCAAAACTTCCCTCACCTTCCCCGTTGACTAACGTGTTTCCCAGGAACGTCTTTGGTCCCTTGCTCAAGATATATTCTCTGAACAACCCAAGCTGCCTCTGGAAGACAGGATGCAGCAGGTCTGAGGAGAAGATATCCTCATCCTCCCCATCCACATGTGGGGAATGGAAGCAAAAGGCCTTCCGAGCGGGAAATAACCTCAGTATGAAGTTGGCTGGTGTGTCCTCCAAAGCTGAAAGTGGAACATAGAAGAAGGGATGCTTAATGCCGGATGCCTCAGAATAACCAACGGTTTTTGCAACCTGTCCTGCCCCCCACTTACCATTTGCCTTCTTCCTTTCATTTTCCAACTATGTTAACTAAGTAAAGTGCTTCCCTCTTCCGAAAGGAGCCTGGGGAAATCGTTCTGCaaggagaaattcttcttcccttGTTTCCCCCTATTTCCATTTCCCTCTGGAGTGTTTTCGAATGTAAGCTCCACAGGGCAATAAGGACCCATCCTCTTGTAATTGACCAATATTCTCAACAAACTACAATTTCCAAGATGCTTTGAGGGAAGCCACAACAGCTACATTTGCAGAAACATATACCAAGTTATAGCACAACTATGCTATGTTGGCCAATTAGGTTTTCCTCTTTTGCTGAGACTCAGTGCAGGAGATTGTCATTTAatgcctcctcttccttttcttaaAGGCCTGAAGACTAAATGAAATCAAATAGTAGCCGTGGTCTACCTTGCAAGACTGTTAAGGACTACCAAGATAAGATATGTGAAGCACTGTAAATGAATACACAAAGAGCAAGTCTTAACTTTGCTTTTTTCTCCATACATTCCTACCGTCACTCATCTATGCCTACTCCCTTGGCCTGCCTGGTTTCCGAATTCCACAAACACTGCAAGATTAATTCTGTACAGAGTATACAAATGTGCAGCTTTGGCAGCAGCACCCTTGTTCTGCATAATATATGCTTAGTGCAGGATCTGAGGTACTTGTGGGAACAAAATTTGGGAACATGGGGGTATAACACAGACAGGTTGGGTCACAGCAGGAACCTGGGGCTTGACATGGGAACtcaggactctcttccccacctggAAGAAGCAAAGGGAGAAAGGATTATGAAAGTCCACctgcaggggaggagaggagagtgtccATGTTGTTGTCCGTGGCTTGTAGCATCtcttcccagcagaaatccgagGTCACATTGCGAAGGCACCATGCAAACTCAGGCAGTATGCTACTAAGCAGGAAACTGTTCTCCAAAGGACAATCCTCCAGGACATGCACCTTACTAGGCAGTTCTGTCACATATCTACAAGGGAGGCTAGTAAAGGAACTAAGGTAGCAACATTTCCAGAAGGCAGGGCATGAGCCTTTATACCATCCCTCCAGGACTTAGAATAATAGAGTCAGGAAGGACCTCGGAAATCTTTTAGTCCtgctccgtgcaggaaactgctccagcaTCCCTGGCGGATGGCCGACCcacctctgtttggaaacctcccaTGAAAGAGAGCCTCCCCCATTGCATGAGGCAGGACACACTGGGGTACGAACTTGCAAACAGCCCCACAGTTGGCAGCAGTGTGGCGGAAATGGCTGGCTTGGTGGTGAACAGAACAAGAAGCTCTCGGAAGGATACATCAGTCTGTCAAGCTCCTTCTGGAGGTCTCCATCTCCACTGGTGTTATATATGAAGACGTTGCTAAGCAGAACATCCAAGAGGAAGAGTTTGAAGAACACAGCCTTCTCGTCCTGCCATGGCATAAAAACAAGCCTCAGAACCCATCTAGATCATTTGTAGAGTTGCCAACTTTTCAACCAGCCCATGTAATCAGCCAATGTCAATATGGTCTGTCCCACATTTGAGAAGGGTCCTACCTTCTCCACTTGCTCCGGAAGGCCTTGTGTATCCAGCAACACCAGGGTTTCACCAGGCTTCGTAGGGTGCTGTAAGCACTGCAGCCATATTCCGGGAACAGGACAGAAGGCTGTGGAAAGAGGAGATGGAGGCGTATGTAGAAGGCATTCAAGAGGGACCCAAAGAAGGGGAGGAGCACTCACCTTTCTCCTGCCCTGCTAGCTGGTCCATGAGAAAGGATTTCCCAGTCCCCTTGGGCCCAAAGATAGCCACGACATGGAGGGGGCCATCGAGGGTCCTGAGGAGGGACAAGCCTCCTGGATTCACCCGGAGGATGCTGCAATCAGGCGACAGCTCCACCAGCAACACCGGCTCTGACATCCTGGCAGGAAAAGTTAAAATGAAGCAAGAACGGTAGCATGAAACAGAACAGCTTTCTGTATTGACTGTTAATGCATTTTCCAGTGTCATATAAATCTACTCTTAAGAATGCATGAAGCCGATATTGGACTCATTGTCATCTATCTATCCCAGaactgttttctttggtagtgaCTCACATGTATCTGCCTGAGGCCTTGGAATTCCCCCAAGTGCTTTTTAtctctggatatttatttatgtaagagAAAGTATATTAGCCTTCTGTCCTGTTTGCAAGCAGATTAATTATTACGGTGCAACAGGGTAGTTCACCCATGTCTTCTATAACACCTAATAAAAATCTCCAGTTTACAAACTAATgaagataaacaaataaaaaccacaataaaaacaattaaaattgaaaCGCCCGgttgaaaagatgtgtctttaaagctcTCTTGAAGATAACGCCCTCTCGAAGATTAGCAGAGAGGGCGAGCCTCGTATTTTGCCTAGGGGCGCATTGCAAAGCATGTGGAAGAGCTGGCTCCAGGAGATGGATCTTGCTCATGGAAAGCCAGAAGAAACTAGGGATTCCGAATCTCCCGGCACACAACCTTAGGCGTGCTGACTTAGAAAGAAACCACACGTTTCGATAACAACTGCGCCTCCGTCAGGCGTGCCACACAATTGCAGCCgcggcttccttccttctccaatatacatacacacagagactTCCGTCTGCCGCTTCTACCCTGCCCGGACTCTGtcccctctctccattctcagcCGGCGAAggaggagtttaaaaaaaaaaggaaagcgtAGCAATCCGTTGCTCGAACCTGATTCTCTGGGGCGACGATCCGGGCGGAGTGTAGACACAAGCTGGTGGGGGAAAGACCCCAGCAAAGAAGCGGAGGCGGCAGAAAAGGCCCGGCGAAGCAGGAGCGCTCCGGCAAACTCAGCCGGCTCTGTGCAGCGAGGCTGCGGgagtttcactttcactttcgCCTGCTGCAGCGC contains:
- the LOC128333306 gene encoding guanylate-binding protein 1-like isoform X3, which produces MSEPVLLVELSPDCSILRVNPGGLSLLRTLDGPLHVVAIFGPKGTGKSFLMDQLAGQEKAFCPVPGIWLQCLQHPTKPGETLVLLDTQGLPEQVEKDEKAVFFKLFLLDVLLSNVFIYNTSGDGDLQKELDRLIYVTELPSKVHVLEDCPLENSFLLSSILPEFAWCLRNVTSDFCWEEMLQATDNNMDTLLSSPAALEDTPANFILRLFPARKAFCFHSPHVDGEDEDIFSSDLLHPVFQRQLGLFREYILSKGPKTFLGNTLVNGEVLSGLLERIVDVLSRDEPILMSDICGDAEVAFIWVPQHSSSPSCAVPSRAQSSIMEGPMCLIENKPGENLQVSQKALSILQNIQEPVVVVAIVGLYRTGKSYLMNRLAGKSRGFSLGPTVEANTKGIWMWCLPHPKKQGHTLVLLDTEGLGDVRKSNVKNDSWIFALSVLLSSTFVYNSMGIIDNYALEKLHYVTELTEHIKVKASAGQSCDKNDGMPDDFIWFFPTFIWAVRDFTLQLKLNGRPISEDEYLEFALERTKDAPEKQDLAKKCLRQYFPNRKCFVFDRPASRQKLEYLDDLPEENLNPDFLEEACRFCRYIHENAQAKVIQNGHVMTGTLLGCLAVTYVDAIQSGDIPCIENAVLALAQIENSAAMQDALRRYDEMVLLLSTLPTESVEELLRLHALCEEEAIKVFLARTFKDEGQEYQRQLGHQLHSKFEELCRQNEQASQDRCQAVLMELFEDLEETISRGSYSVPGGYQRFLDDREEKLKQYHLAPEKGLMASRALQEFLNSKETVAQSILQADRTLTDKEKEIEVKKVQAEASEREAQLQRQMREQAKQMAQEAERSYKEHEKQLWAKMEEDRKKMLAEHEKVLTQKLQEQARLQREGFQQEVAVLQNEIQNLRHQMNQSKRRSWCVIA
- the LOC128333306 gene encoding guanylate-binding protein 1-like isoform X2: MSEPVLLVELSPDCSILRVNPGGLSLLRTLDGPLHVVAIFGPKGTGKSFLMDQLAGQEKAFCPVPGIWLQCLQHPTKPGETLVLLDTQGLPEQVEKDEKAVFFKLFLLDVLLSNVFIYNTSGDGDLQKELDRLIYVTELPSKVHVLEDCPLENSFLLSSILPEFAWCLRNVTSDFCWEEMLQATDNNMDTLLSSPAALEDTPANFILRLFPARKAFCFHSPHVDGEDEDIFSSDLLHPVFQRQLGLFREYILSKGPKTFLGNTLVNGEVLSGLLERIVDVLSRDEPILMSDICGDAEVAFIWEGYENFPEPVIDPLQGAPAQKETPRISQPSAQETKVPQHSSSPSCAVPSRAQSSIMEGPMCLIENKPGENLQVSQKALSILQNIQEPVVVVAIVGLYRTGKSYLMNRLAGKSRGFSLGPTVEANTKGIWMWCLPHPKKQGHTLVLLDTEGLGDVRKSNVKNDSWIFALSVLLSSTFVYNSMGIIDNYALEKLHYVTELTEHIKVKASAGQSCDKNDGMPDDFIWFFPTFIWAVRDFTLQLKLNGRPISEDEYLEFALERTKDAPEKQDLAKKCLRQYFPNRKCFVFDRPASRQKLEYLDDLPEENLNPDFLEEACRFCRYIHENAQAKVIQNGHVMTGTLLGCLAVTYVDAIQSGDIPCIENAVLALAQIENSAAMQDALRRYDEMVLLLSTLPTESVEELLRLHALCEEEAIKVFLARTFKDEGQEYQRQLGHQLHSKFEELCRQNEQASQDRCQAVLMELFEDLEETISRGSYSVPGGYQRFLDDREEKLKQYHLAPEKGLMASRALQEFLNSKETVAQSILQADRTLTDKEKEIEVKKVQAEASEREAQLQRQMREQAKQMAQEAERSYKEHEKQLWAKMEEDRKKMLAEHEKVLTQKLQEQARLQREGFQQEVAVLQNEIQNLRHQMNQSKRRSWCVIA
- the LOC128333306 gene encoding guanylate-binding protein 1-like isoform X1; translation: MSEPVLLVELSPDCSILRVNPGGLSLLRTLDGPLHVVAIFGPKGTGKSFLMDQLAGQEKAFCPVPGIWLQCLQHPTKPGETLVLLDTQGLPEQVEKDEKAVFFKLFLLDVLLSNVFIYNTSGDGDLQKELDRLIYVTELPSKVHVLEDCPLENSFLLSSILPEFAWCLRNVTSDFCWEEMLQATDNNMDTLLSSPAALEDTPANFILRLFPARKAFCFHSPHVDGEDEDIFSSDLLHPVFQRQLGLFREYILSKGPKTFLGNTLVNGEVLSGLLERIVDVLSRDEPILMSDICGDAEVAFIWQEGYENFPEPVIDPLQGAPAQKETPRISQPSAQETKVPQHSSSPSCAVPSRAQSSIMEGPMCLIENKPGENLQVSQKALSILQNIQEPVVVVAIVGLYRTGKSYLMNRLAGKSRGFSLGPTVEANTKGIWMWCLPHPKKQGHTLVLLDTEGLGDVRKSNVKNDSWIFALSVLLSSTFVYNSMGIIDNYALEKLHYVTELTEHIKVKASAGQSCDKNDGMPDDFIWFFPTFIWAVRDFTLQLKLNGRPISEDEYLEFALERTKDAPEKQDLAKKCLRQYFPNRKCFVFDRPASRQKLEYLDDLPEENLNPDFLEEACRFCRYIHENAQAKVIQNGHVMTGTLLGCLAVTYVDAIQSGDIPCIENAVLALAQIENSAAMQDALRRYDEMVLLLSTLPTESVEELLRLHALCEEEAIKVFLARTFKDEGQEYQRQLGHQLHSKFEELCRQNEQASQDRCQAVLMELFEDLEETISRGSYSVPGGYQRFLDDREEKLKQYHLAPEKGLMASRALQEFLNSKETVAQSILQADRTLTDKEKEIEVKKVQAEASEREAQLQRQMREQAKQMAQEAERSYKEHEKQLWAKMEEDRKKMLAEHEKVLTQKLQEQARLQREGFQQEVAVLQNEIQNLRHQMNQSKRRSWCVIA